A stretch of the Rosa rugosa chromosome 5, drRosRugo1.1, whole genome shotgun sequence genome encodes the following:
- the LOC133712441 gene encoding cytochrome P450 CYP749A22-like isoform X1, with amino-acid sequence MSSLDGLVVTVSISLCFLVALIFKIFHKIWWTPIRVQKLMASQGIRGPPYRLIDGNAKEVSNMCKEAISRPLDLSHNILPVVLPHVHAWTKIYGKNYLQWHGTRAELVVTEAELCKEILSNKDGFYLKPKFRAYAKKIFGNGLPQLEGEKWAKSRKLANHAFHGQNLKNMIPDMIASAETMLVRWKSHEEGKEMDVYKEFRLLTSEVIARTAFGSSYVEGKNIFDMLMKLSLLKNDFKLKFPGFSKLFRTSDDIESDRLEKEIRDSIKGIVKKREDKAMNGEEESFGSDFLGLLLKAHHDTNDIQRISVDDLVDECKSFYFVGQETSNTLLSWTVLLLALHTDWQEKARKEVLQLFGKQTPNPDGLAKLKTMSIIFNESLRLYSPAVSVTRRVEKDVRLGKLIVPANVELIIPYLALHHEPESWGQDAQLFKPERFSEGVAKATNNNIATFLPFGMGPRICVGLNFATIEAKIALSMILQRYSFTLSPGYVHMPLKHMTLRPQHGVQVMLHSL; translated from the exons ATGTCTTCTTTGGATGGCCTGGTAGTTACTGTTTCAATATCTCTGTGTTTTCTGGTAGCTCTGATCTTCAAAATCTTTCACAAAATATGGTGGACTCCGATTCGCGTACAGAAACTGATGGCTTCACAGGGAATCAGAGGACCTCCTTACAGACTTATCGATGGAAACGCCAAGGAAGTCTCCAACATGTGCAAGGAAGCCATTAGCAGGCCCTTGGATTTGTCGCACAACATATTACCAGTAGTTCTACCTCATGTTCATGCATGGACCAAAATCTATG GGAAGAATTATCTTCAGTGGCATGGTACTCGGGCTGAGTTGGTGGTGACGGAAGCCGAGTTGTGCAAGGAGATACTCAGTAATAAAGATGGATTCTATCTGAAACCCAAGTTCAGAGCTTATGCAAAGAAGATATTTGGGAATGGCCTTCCACAATTAGAAGGTGAAAAATGGGCGAAATCGCGAAAGCTGGCCAACCATGCCTTCCATGGACAGAACTTAAAA AATATGATTCCAGACATGATAGCTAGTGCTGAGACAATGCTAGTGAGGTGGAAAAGCCATGAAGAAGGGAAAGAAATGGATGTGTATAAAGAATTTAGATTGTTAACTTCAGAAGTGATTGCTAGGACAGCATTTGGCAGCAGCTATGTAGAAGGGAAGAACatttttgatatgttgatgaaATTAAGCTTACTCAAAAATGATTTCAAACTCAAGTTTCCAGGCTTCAG CAAGCTTTTTAGAACCAGCGATGATATCGAATCAGACAGGCTTGAGAAAGAAATACGCGACTCCATCAAGGGGATCGTGAAGAAAAGAGAAGACAAGGCAATGAATGGGGAAGAAGAGAGCTTTGGGAGTGATTTTCTTGGTTTACTTTTAAAGGCTCATCATGATACCAATGACATTCAGAGGATTTCAGTGGACGATTTGGTTGATGAGTGCAAGTCATTTTACTTTGTTGGACAAGAGACCAGTAATACTTTGCTTTCATGGACTGTCTTGCTTTTGGCACTCCATACTGATTGGCAAGAGAAAGCAAGAAAGGAAGTCCTACAATTATTTGGGAAACAGACTCCGAATCCTGATGGCCTTGCCAAACTGAAAACC ATGAGTATAATCTTTAATGAGTCCCTAAGGCTATATTCTCCAGCTGTTTCCGTTACAAGGAGAGTTGAAAAGGATGTTAGACTGGGAAAGCTCATTGTTCCTGCTAATGTTGAGTTGATCATTCCATATCTGGCGCTTCACCATGAGCCCGAGTCCTGGGGACAAGACGCGCAACTTTTCAAACCAGAACGATTCTCTGAAGGAGTTGCTAAAGCTACTAACAACAACATTGCTACATTCTTACCCTTTGGAATGGGACCTAGAATTTGTGTTGGCCTCAACTTCGCCACCATTGAAGCCAAGATTGCTCTATCAATGATTCTACAACGCTACTCCTTTACCCTTTCCCCAGGCTATGTTCACATGCCCTTAAAGCATATGACACTTCGCCCACAGCATGGAGTTCAAGTAATGCTACACTCACTGTGA
- the LOC133712441 gene encoding cytochrome P450 CYP749A22-like isoform X2, with protein sequence MASQGIRGPPYRLIDGNAKEVSNMCKEAISRPLDLSHNILPVVLPHVHAWTKIYGKNYLQWHGTRAELVVTEAELCKEILSNKDGFYLKPKFRAYAKKIFGNGLPQLEGEKWAKSRKLANHAFHGQNLKNMIPDMIASAETMLVRWKSHEEGKEMDVYKEFRLLTSEVIARTAFGSSYVEGKNIFDMLMKLSLLKNDFKLKFPGFSKLFRTSDDIESDRLEKEIRDSIKGIVKKREDKAMNGEEESFGSDFLGLLLKAHHDTNDIQRISVDDLVDECKSFYFVGQETSNTLLSWTVLLLALHTDWQEKARKEVLQLFGKQTPNPDGLAKLKTMSIIFNESLRLYSPAVSVTRRVEKDVRLGKLIVPANVELIIPYLALHHEPESWGQDAQLFKPERFSEGVAKATNNNIATFLPFGMGPRICVGLNFATIEAKIALSMILQRYSFTLSPGYVHMPLKHMTLRPQHGVQVMLHSL encoded by the exons ATGGCTTCACAGGGAATCAGAGGACCTCCTTACAGACTTATCGATGGAAACGCCAAGGAAGTCTCCAACATGTGCAAGGAAGCCATTAGCAGGCCCTTGGATTTGTCGCACAACATATTACCAGTAGTTCTACCTCATGTTCATGCATGGACCAAAATCTATG GGAAGAATTATCTTCAGTGGCATGGTACTCGGGCTGAGTTGGTGGTGACGGAAGCCGAGTTGTGCAAGGAGATACTCAGTAATAAAGATGGATTCTATCTGAAACCCAAGTTCAGAGCTTATGCAAAGAAGATATTTGGGAATGGCCTTCCACAATTAGAAGGTGAAAAATGGGCGAAATCGCGAAAGCTGGCCAACCATGCCTTCCATGGACAGAACTTAAAA AATATGATTCCAGACATGATAGCTAGTGCTGAGACAATGCTAGTGAGGTGGAAAAGCCATGAAGAAGGGAAAGAAATGGATGTGTATAAAGAATTTAGATTGTTAACTTCAGAAGTGATTGCTAGGACAGCATTTGGCAGCAGCTATGTAGAAGGGAAGAACatttttgatatgttgatgaaATTAAGCTTACTCAAAAATGATTTCAAACTCAAGTTTCCAGGCTTCAG CAAGCTTTTTAGAACCAGCGATGATATCGAATCAGACAGGCTTGAGAAAGAAATACGCGACTCCATCAAGGGGATCGTGAAGAAAAGAGAAGACAAGGCAATGAATGGGGAAGAAGAGAGCTTTGGGAGTGATTTTCTTGGTTTACTTTTAAAGGCTCATCATGATACCAATGACATTCAGAGGATTTCAGTGGACGATTTGGTTGATGAGTGCAAGTCATTTTACTTTGTTGGACAAGAGACCAGTAATACTTTGCTTTCATGGACTGTCTTGCTTTTGGCACTCCATACTGATTGGCAAGAGAAAGCAAGAAAGGAAGTCCTACAATTATTTGGGAAACAGACTCCGAATCCTGATGGCCTTGCCAAACTGAAAACC ATGAGTATAATCTTTAATGAGTCCCTAAGGCTATATTCTCCAGCTGTTTCCGTTACAAGGAGAGTTGAAAAGGATGTTAGACTGGGAAAGCTCATTGTTCCTGCTAATGTTGAGTTGATCATTCCATATCTGGCGCTTCACCATGAGCCCGAGTCCTGGGGACAAGACGCGCAACTTTTCAAACCAGAACGATTCTCTGAAGGAGTTGCTAAAGCTACTAACAACAACATTGCTACATTCTTACCCTTTGGAATGGGACCTAGAATTTGTGTTGGCCTCAACTTCGCCACCATTGAAGCCAAGATTGCTCTATCAATGATTCTACAACGCTACTCCTTTACCCTTTCCCCAGGCTATGTTCACATGCCCTTAAAGCATATGACACTTCGCCCACAGCATGGAGTTCAAGTAATGCTACACTCACTGTGA
- the LOC133707941 gene encoding cytochrome P450 CYP749A22-like has product MLGRWKNHVGQEIEVFQEFRLLTAEVISRTAFGSSYLQGQHIFEMLMKLSSLLVNFDLKLKLPGISKFFKTNDEIEVEKLRKGIRNSIMEIVKEREEKAMSGEEAESFGSDFLGLQLKAYHDTNDN; this is encoded by the exons ATGCTAGGAAGATGGAAAAATCATGTAGGCCAAGAGATTGAGGTGTTTCAAGAATTTAGATTGTTGACTGCAGAAGTGATTTCTAGGACAGCATTTGGCAGCAGCTATTTGCAAGGACAACACATATTTGAAATGTTAATGAAGTTAAGCTCCTTACTTGTCAACTTCGATCTCAAACTCAAGCTTCCAGGCATCAG CAAATTTTTTAAGACCAATGATGAGATCGAAGTAGAGAAGCTTCGGAAAGGAATCCGCAACTCCATAATGGAGATTGTTaaggaaagagaagagaagGCAATGAGTGGGGAAGAAGCAGAGAGCTTTGGGAGTGATTTTCTCGGCTTACAATTAAAGGCTTATCATGATACCAATGACAactaa